In Fusarium oxysporum f. sp. lycopersici 4287 chromosome 2, whole genome shotgun sequence, a genomic segment contains:
- a CDS encoding hypothetical protein (At least one base has a quality score < 10), with protein MDDGDLGDNIQQETDIIEESVSHDRRIGNDDAHLAPNRWWFASSAFPMIAGTLGPVASAFSICALVRPWRQHYIPSEPLKEAAFVADPIWLTVINAIQLGMAIISNSFLLLNMARRVRFTIAQPLTIIGWYISAILLIALLATASGPLYEGFGRPREELIWSQAFYYGIWAAILYFVDASLMVITFYGASVGHYPNDFNLTPSQRTLMLQTIMFLLYLLVGAVVFSNIENWNYLDTVYWADVTLFTVGFGDFTAQTNLGRALMMPYALVGVISLGLVIGSIRSLVLERGKKQVDARMEEKKRRRIVRTMTKKGKDEVLEPIREPRRQDSMVSQGAQSNNQLPATEYERRKAEFDLMRKIQAQTSYRRRWVAMGISTGVWLILWLLGAYIFVKCEEDYQGWKYFDGFYFCFVSLTTIGYGDVTPISNAGKSFFVFWSLLALPTMTVLISNAGDTVVKLIRDERFVLKCHYSQEATASTMELHAFRELEAENRLDFDIYTHIVSAPGSAVGESEDSLAAQISIAEGFRTKHIHPHFIKFILDGVPMAPNFTHAQLDAEGKVDPNFLLVKQDTPQVIKATQILL; from the exons ATGGACGACGGGGATCTCGGAGATAATATCCAACAGGAGACTGACATTATTGAAGAGTCTGTCTCTCATGACAGACGCATAGGAAACGATGATGCTCATCTGGCTCCAAA CCGCTGGTGGTTTGCTTCCTCAGCATTCCCCATGATTGCCGGCACCCTCGGTCCAGTTGCTTCAGCCTTCAGTATCTGCGCTCTCGTACGCCCATGGAGACAGCACTACATTCCCAGTGAACCTCTCAAGGAAGCAGCTTTCGTCGCTGATCCAATATGGCTCACCGTCATAAACGCTATCCAGCTGGGCATGGCCATCATATCAAATTCCTTCCTCCTACTAAACATGGCACGTCGTGTACGCTTTACTATCGCTCAGCCACTCACTATCATCGGATGGTACATCTCTGCTATTCTACTCATCGCTCTTCTAGCTACAGCCTCTGGGCCGCTTTATGAAGGCTTTGGTCGCCCGAGAGAAGAGCTCATATGGTCTCAGGCCTTTTACTACGGCATTTGGGCTGCCATTCTCTACTTTGTCGATGCTTCGCTCATGGTGATAACCTTCTATGGAGCATCGGTTGGCCATTATCCCAACGACTTCAACTTGACGCCCAGCCAACGGACTCTCATGTTGCAGACCATCATGTTTCTCTTGTACTTGCTAGTCGGGGCCGTTGTGTTTTCCAATATCGAAAACTGGAACTATCTCGACACCGTATACTGGGCAGATGTAACTCTATTTACTGTCGGGTTTGGTGATTTCACAGCTCAAACAAATCTCGGACGAGCTCTCATGATGCCATACGCTTTGGTCGGTGTCATCAGCCTCGGTTTGGTCATCGGTTCTATCCGCAGCCTTGTCCTCGAGCGAGGCAAAAAACAAGTCGATGCCAGaatggaagagaagaaacgCCGACGTATTGTCCGAACCATGACTAAGAAAGGCAAGGATGAGGTACTCGAGCCAATTCGAGAGCCACGACGACAAGACTCTATGGTTTCCCAAGGTGCACAATCAAACAATCAGCTACCGGCGACAGAATATGAGCGTCGAAAGGCAGAATTCGATCTTATGCGTAAGATCCAAGCTCAAACATcatatcgtcgtcgttgGGTCGCCATGGGTATCTCAACCGGTGTATGGCTTATTCTGTGGCTCTTGGGCGCCTATATCTTTGTTAAGTGTGAAGAAGACTATCAAGGGTGGAAGTACTTTGATGGCTTCTACTTCTGCTTCGTCAGTCTCACAACAATCGGATACGGCGATGTTACTCCTATTTCGAACGCTGGAAAGTCCTTTTTCGTCTTTTGGTCTTTGCTTGCGTTGCCTACCATGACAGTCCTTATTTCAAACGCTGGGGACACCGTTGTCAAACTTATCCGTGATGAACGCTTCGTCTTGAAATGTCACTATT CTCAAGAGGCCACTGCCAGCACCATGGAACTGCATGCCTTCAGAGAGCTTGAAGCAGAGAACCGTCTGGACTTTGATATCTACACACATATCGTCAGTGCACCTGGTTCTGCTGTAGGCGAATCTGAAGATAGCCTTGCTGCTCAGATCAGCATCGCTGAAGGGTTTCGAACGAAGCATATCCATCCGCACTTTATCAAATTTATCCTGGATGGTGTACCTATGGCACCCAATTTCACTCATGCCCAGCTTGATGCAGAGGGAAAAGTTGATCCGAACTTCTTGTTAGTTAAGCAGGATACACCTCAAGTCATCAAAGCCACACAAATACTCCTTTGA
- a CDS encoding CCR4-NOT transcription complex subunit 4 yields MAPQDSFIEDEEDTCPLCIEEFDLSDRNFRPCPCGYQVCQFCFNNIKNNMNGLCPACRRPYDEKTIQWKVVTQEEVAEFRANIQKNQKKRALDQRQKELQKREAEKENRKNLIGVRVVQKNLVYITGLAPTVREDELLKTLRKPEFFGQYGNIQKISISNRKSSDGQHQSLGIYVTFERPEEATRCIQAVHGSHNGDRVLKAQHGTTKYCSAWLKNEKCGNPGCMFLHEQGDEEDSYSRQDLSSMNSIGSQRPLPGGSSRSASRQQISHPTPPPVVSHPMTRSISKEGSENGADGSALPSSANWARNPQRSRRGSLATSGAASSPAISTAQPVTAEPVPEEAVEEEDEDELEEEEPQQEEPVAGPSSSRTRESESPAPTQESPDSWLKEIYKTLQSCPMPIFPDVDEDQYPPMFDPRGGEKRRAMREEEDSRLSGEQEERPEVREPSEGEPETGGSLALGGEPEDRDSSSDNRGFDRRPSAQPPIQRLSTDGLFGPSLTGASPFGQSSGNPGSRSMTPQQLYLRSQGGFGDAPPGITSQSNAFQNQGQSQGQGHSRQSSRFSFANDNAGSSTNVKVAANPRIMAQQSSMMPNTFQSQSSNQFYGASMPGPPPGLKSTGTPPSMFGQFGGQGFGAPKDNSSELLQSLIGRGRAGNNQSHDAGKHDELPSLDEATNSVDALVSDDPILPPIGLEGRTSVPPGLSLPPGLPANISRPPSTQGHTKLTNIVPALPRMPPPGLSQGSLTPDQSPAKLKPAIPVSEAKKNIKSLAAESGLSREITTQSQPNLTKASFLQDEDFPALDASKNKSRPATPTPKATPKAKRHAERIVDRMMAKAGASLESMAQETKAEEAKVQETKAHEVEAQETKAQEVKPASSSQAADKKPITVNTQVGKNVAVKTSELSATTEKSTTETSAAFPPLPTPSSTAIASPVTRTAPKTLRVIAAPKAEAPPPASPALTMASVALSGTSRAVSGSYRPDTPVSEMISDNASVVSASVTHSRASSPPPSRIGSAAVRTTTKSQQRKQRKDVLKQETKLIAEAPIAEAEVHAPIMGRKKKQKKEKPIKTAQPDASTIPEAPADEPSQPPSQQEPVKEPEREPEEKPVKSKNSQKKSIKSKGKTKEVETQPTPPPPASPKESIPDAQEPPARPQPDPASVFSEIKNTLWASSVDKLQLFKPIANGSSRTDYSAAKNNANKAEHCKDCSCKCGEIQDEDLAALRAGKPVRKQFHVDGSRMLITPNGDCIRGLTPEEEDAFLELQAAIANTAENPGSFIAPRHQPGSGAFSLIKGRAVPNGRPNIFPATAQLQSQDPIGKLQREDALSYINQYVLPRLNLGATNMGFPKGASPTKDAAAASLNSLAPYFYGPDAAAGVGIYSPPDGARAMQDFSSAGMSSEERGKNFGMGVGGMPLMSVEDAEGALAAARRETEKLEKGLNQVIKRNRRLILGGNN; encoded by the exons ATGGCGCCACAAGATTCATTCAtagaagatgaggaggatacCTG CCCCCTCTGCATCGAAGAGTTTGATCTCTCAGATAGGAACTTCAGACCTTGTCCTTGTGGATACCAG GTGTGCCAGTTTTGTTttaacaacatcaagaatAATATGAACGGCCTTTGCCCTGCTTGCCGACGACCTTACGACGAAAAAACTATACAGTGGAAAGTTGTTACGCAAGAAGA AGTCGCCGAGTTTCGGGCCAATATTCAAAAGAACCAAAAGAAACGAGCTCTGGATCAACGACAAAAAGAACTACAGAAACGCGAAGCCGAAAAGGAGAACCGTAAGAATCTGATCGGTGTCCGTGTTGTCCAAAAGAACTTGGTCTACATCACGGGTCTTGCACCGACAGTTCGAGAGGACGAACTTCTCAAGACGCTACGAAAGCCCGAGTTCTTCGGCCAGTACGGCAACATCCAAAAGATATCCATTAGTAACCGAAAGAGCTCTGATGGCCAACATCAGTCGCTTGGCATTTACGTGACCTTCGAACGTCCGGAAGAAGCGACGCGGTGCATCCAAGCTGTGCACGGATCCCACAACGGTGATCGAGTCCTAAAGGCGCAGCACGGCACGACGAAATACTGTTCAGCTTGGTTAAAGAATGAAAAATGCGGCAATCCTGGTTGCATGTTCTTGCATGAACAAGGCGATGAGGAGGACAGTTACTCACGACAGGACTTGTCCTCTATGAACAGTATAGGGTCTCAACGGCCTCTCCCCGGAGGCAGTTCGCGGTCGGCTTCCCGACAACAGATTTCCCATCCTACGCCGCCTCCCGTCGTATCTCATCCGATGACGCGCTCCATTAGTAAAGAGGGTTCTGAGAATGGTGCCGATGGATCAGCTCTACCTTCCTCAGCCAACTGGGCACGCAATCCACAGCGAAGTCGCAGAGGCAGTCTTGCTACTAGTGGTGCTGCATCCAGCCCTGCTATTTCAACAGCTCAGCCTGTCACCGCAGAGCCTgtaccagaagaagcagtcgaagaggaagatgaggatgagttggaggaagaggaacCTCAGCAAGAGGAGCCAGTTGCTGGGCCGTCATCATCTAGGACCCGGGAGTCTGAATCACCTGCACCAACTCAAGAGTCGCCTGATTCATGGCTTAAGGAGATCTACAAGACATTGCAAAGTTGCCCCATGCCTATCTTTCCAGACGTTGACGAAGACCAATACCCCCCTATGTTCGATCCTCGTGGTGGCGAGAAGCGCCGGGCTATGCGAGAGGAGGAGGATTCACGTTTGAGTGGAGAACAGGAAGAGCGACCCGAGGTTCGTGAGCCATCGGAAGGAGAACCTGAGACCGGTGGCAGCCTTGCTCTCGGAGGAGAGCCTGAGGACCGTGACAGTTCTAGCGACAACCGAGGCTTCGATCGCCGACCTAGTGCTCAGCCTCCTATTCAGCGACTTTCTACTGACGGGCTCTTTGGACCTTCCCTCACTGGAGCCTCACCTTTTGGCCAGAGCTCGGGGAACCCTGGTTCGCGGTCTATGACGCCGCAGCAGCTGTATCTTCGATCTCAGGGCGGATTTGGCGATGCCCCTCCTGGCATAACCAGCCAAAGCAATGCTTTCCAGAATCAGGGTcaaagccaaggccaaggccacAGCCGTCAATCCTCTCGATTCAGCTTTGCCAACGACAACGCTGGCTCTTCTACCAACGTCAAGGTCGCAGCCAACCCGCGTATCATGGCCCAGCAATCCTCTATGATGCCCAACACGTTTCAATCGCAGAGCAGCAATCAGTTTTACGGTGCCTCCATGCCTGGACCTCCTCCTGGTCTTAAGTCAACCGGCACTCCCCCTAGCATGTTCGGTCAGTTTGGTGGACAGGGCTTTGGCGCCCCCAAAGACAATTCGAGTGAGCTTCTTCAGAGTTTAATCGGCCGCGGTCGGGCTGGTAACAACCAGTCCCACGATGCGGGAAAGC ATGATGAGCTCCCATCCCTGGACGAGGCTACGAATTCTGTCGACGCGTTAGTTTCTGACGATCCCATACTGCCGCCAATTGGTTTGGAAGGTCGCACATCTGTGCCCCCGGGCTTGTCGTTACCCCCAGGACTGCCAGCCAACATATCGAGACCTCCATCTACTCAAGGTCATACAAAACTCACCAACATTGTGCCAGCGTTGCCTAGAATGCCACCCCCTGGACTCTCACAAGGTTCTTTAACTCCTGACCAGTCGCCTGCAAAGCTAAAGCCAGCGATACCTGTCTCggaagcaaagaagaacatcaagtCTCTGGCGGCCGAAAGCGGACTCTCACGGGAGATTACGACACAATCGCAACCGAACCTTACAAAGGCAAGTTTCTTACAGGATGAGGACTTTCCAGCTTTGGATGCATCGAAGAACAAGAGTCGACCCGCAACGCCTACACCCAAGGCTACGCCAAAGGCCAAACGTCATGCTGAGAGGATTGTGGACAGAATGATGGCCAAGGCCGGAGCCAGCCTAGAGAGCATGGCCCAGGAAACCAAAGCGGAGGAGGCCAAGGTTCAAGAGACCAAAGCTCACGAAGTCGAGGCTCAGGAGACCAAGGCCCAGGAAGTGAAACCTGCATCATCGTCCCAGGCAGCAGACAAGAAGCCCATTACTGTCAACACTCAGGTTGGAAAGAATGTGGCTGTGAAGACCAGTGAACTATCTGCAACAACTGAGAAGTCAACAACAGAGACCTCGGCGGCCTTTCCTCCCTTGCCTACACCCTCGTCTACCGCAATTGCATCCCCTGTCACACGCACAGCACCAAAGACACTGCGTGTCATTGCAGCTCCCAAGGCCGAGGCAcctcctcctgcttctcctgCCTTGACCATGGCATCGGTTGCGTTGTCAGGCACTTCCAGGGCTGTCTCTGGTAGTTACAGGCCAGATACACCTGTCAGCGAGATGATTAGTGACAACGCCTCGGTAGTGTCTGCCTCTGTGACCCATTCTCGGGCAAGCTCGCCACCCCCCAGCAGGATTGGGTCTGCTGCGGTAAGAACCACAACCAAGAGTCAACAGCGAAAGCAACGAAAAGATGTTTTGAAGCAAGAAACAAAGTTGATCGCTGAGGCTCCCATAGCAGAGGCAGAGGTGCATGCTCCTATCATGGGacggaagaagaaacagaagaaggaaaagccTATTAAGACGGCCCAGCCTGATGCTTCTACTATCCCAGAGGCTCCCGCAGACGAGCCATCCCAGCCaccatctcaacaagagccCGTCAAGGAGCCCGAAAGAGAGCCAGAAGAGAAGCCtgtcaagagcaagaattCTCAAAAGAAGTCAATCAAATCCAAGGGCAAAACAAAGGAGGTCGAGACTCAACCgactcctcctcctccagcttcCCCTAAGGAATCTATCCCTGATGCTCAAGAGCCACCTGCAAGACCACAGCCTGACCCGGCGTCGGTTTTTTCTGAGATTAAGAACACTCTCTGGGCTTCGAGTGTCGATAAACTCCAACTGTTTAAGCCCATCGCCAATGGCTCATCTCGCACCGACTACAGTGCTGCCAAGAACAACGCCAATAAGGCTGAGCATTGTAAGGACTGCTCTTGCAAATGTGGAGAAATTcaagatgaggatcttgCAGCGCTGCGCGCAGGAAAGCCTGTCCGAAAGCAATTCCACGTTGATGGCAGCCGCATGCTCATTACCCCCAATGGTGACTGCATACGTGGTCTGACacctgaggaagaggacgcTTTCCTGGAACTTCAAGCTGCCATTGCCAATACGGCAGAGAACCCCGGATCGTTCATTGCCCCTAGACATCAGCCTGGTAGTGGAGCATTCTCTCTTATTAAGGGCCGAGCTGTTCCCAATGGACGTCCCAACATCTTCCCCGCCACTGCCCAGCTCCAGTCTCAAGACCCTATCGGAAAGCTTCAGCGAGAGGACGCGCTTAGCTACATCAACCAGTACGTTCTCCCTCGCCTCAACCTAGGTGCTACGAACATGGGATTTCCTAAGGGAGCATCACCTACTAAGGatgcggctgctgcgagtCTCAACTCTCTCGCACCCTACTTCTATGGCCCCGATGCTGCCGCCGGTGTGGGTATTTACAGCCCTCCTGATGGAGCACGGGCGATGCAGGACTTCAGCTCGGCTGGAATGTCGAGTGAAGAGCGTGGAAAGAACTTCGGCATGGGTGTCGGTGGTATGCCCCTGATGAGCGTCGAAGATGCAGAGGGTGCCCTTGCGGCTGCTCGACGAGAGACcgagaagttggagaagggATTGAACCAGGTAATCAAGCGCAACAGACGACTTATTCTTGGAGGAAACAACTAA